One genomic region from Flagellimonas oceani encodes:
- the gldM gene encoding gliding motility protein GldM, producing MAGGKQTPRQKMINLMYLIFIAMLALNMSKEVLAAFGLMNEKLETSNTNMDANNSNFMASLETKASENEEEYGELYQNAQEIKQLSDSYYSYLEGLKKEMTADLEDPTDYVVMDKSDYLDQKFFQGDNLGPEGKKFMDQIQNYREGVVNALPADGFESLKSAVKARFATGGEDGKVEKRDGTRQDWINYHYEGFPLVASLTKMTQLQADIKTTEQEVLKTLLEGELTEAVSLTNFASSLSAPKTAYYAGEKYDGKIIVSKTDKTSTPVKAELTLDGRPMTEGKDYELEAGGIKMLISAGTPGDHTIKGTMTFMQDGEEVPVEVNNTFATISMPNAAVISADKMNVVYRGVANPMTISIPGIPDNKVSANAPGLSRRSGSQYVMNPGTGRSVTITASGTLPDGKGISTKSEFRIKDIPRPSGTVRGESGSVKMPRNNLEISTVSAMLEDFDFDLNLAVSQFKFKVPGQPTVVVNGNKLDARAKSALKRADRGESVQIFDIQAYITNNKSYKLKKVSPVVVELTN from the coding sequence ATGGCAGGAGGAAAACAAACACCACGTCAGAAGATGATCAACCTTATGTACTTGATCTTCATCGCGATGTTGGCACTTAATATGAGCAAGGAAGTACTTGCAGCTTTCGGGCTTATGAACGAAAAGCTGGAAACTTCCAACACCAACATGGACGCCAATAACTCCAATTTTATGGCCAGCTTGGAAACAAAGGCCAGTGAAAACGAGGAGGAATACGGCGAACTGTACCAAAATGCTCAAGAGATTAAACAACTTTCCGATAGCTACTACAGCTATTTGGAAGGATTGAAAAAAGAAATGACCGCAGATTTGGAAGATCCAACGGACTATGTGGTTATGGACAAGTCTGACTACTTGGACCAAAAATTCTTTCAGGGCGACAATTTGGGCCCAGAAGGGAAAAAGTTCATGGATCAGATTCAAAATTACCGAGAAGGCGTTGTAAATGCATTGCCGGCAGATGGTTTCGAATCTTTGAAATCAGCAGTTAAGGCACGTTTTGCCACTGGTGGTGAAGATGGTAAGGTTGAGAAGAGAGACGGAACCCGTCAAGATTGGATCAACTATCACTACGAAGGATTCCCATTGGTAGCTTCTTTGACCAAGATGACCCAATTGCAGGCTGACATCAAAACTACCGAGCAAGAGGTATTGAAAACCCTTTTGGAAGGTGAGTTGACCGAAGCTGTATCGTTGACAAACTTTGCAAGTTCATTGTCTGCTCCTAAAACAGCCTACTACGCAGGTGAAAAGTATGATGGAAAAATCATTGTTAGCAAAACTGACAAGACTTCCACACCTGTAAAAGCTGAGTTGACCTTGGACGGAAGACCAATGACAGAAGGTAAAGATTACGAATTGGAAGCTGGTGGCATCAAAATGTTGATCAGTGCCGGTACTCCTGGTGATCACACAATCAAAGGAACCATGACCTTTATGCAGGATGGTGAAGAAGTTCCTGTAGAAGTGAACAACACTTTTGCTACGATTTCCATGCCCAATGCAGCGGTTATCTCCGCAGATAAGATGAACGTGGTATATCGTGGCGTTGCCAACCCAATGACTATCTCTATCCCTGGAATTCCAGATAACAAGGTGTCTGCAAATGCTCCTGGTTTGAGCAGAAGAAGCGGAAGCCAGTACGTTATGAACCCCGGAACAGGTAGGTCTGTGACCATTACCGCTTCCGGTACATTGCCAGATGGTAAAGGAATCAGCACCAAGTCCGAGTTCCGTATCAAGGATATTCCAAGACCGAGCGGTACCGTTCGTGGTGAGTCTGGTAGCGTTAAGATGCCAAGAAACAACCTGGAAATTTCCACTGTTAGTGCTATGTTGGAAGACTTTGATTTTGACTTGAACCTTGCTGTAAGCCAGTTTAAGTTCAAAGTTCCCGGTCAGCCTACCGTAGTCGTAAACGGAAACAAATTGGATGCGAGAGCCAAATCTGCACTTAAGAGAGCGGATAGAGGTGAATCTGTCCAGATATTCGATATCCAAGCTTACATCACAAACAACAAGAGCTACAAGTTGAAAAAAGTATCTCCTGTAGTGGTTGAGCTTACAAACTAA
- the gldN gene encoding gliding motility protein GldN, which yields MNWKNALLIGLLGILPVSIMAQANILNAKLPEDIGKKTQAQIEQDADEPLEYGYVDDRDILWSKTVWEIIDLDERVNFPLYYPTDTIGIGADRRSLYHVLMKNIRNGNLTEVYADSYFTEKRKLEDLSATLRKVDTTDLGYEQLNAGEQISPEFINRRDLTAADIEEFRIKGMWYFDKRQGELKYRLLGIAPVAPDVNFIDDESMGTGENKVELFWVWYPAARQILHDAKVYNQQNSARPISFDMLLNARRFNGVIYKEENVHEDREISDYIFDNALFQLLEAQRIKEGIRDREQDMWAY from the coding sequence ATGAATTGGAAAAACGCATTATTAATTGGATTGTTAGGCATATTGCCAGTATCAATCATGGCACAGGCAAACATTTTGAATGCCAAGCTGCCCGAAGATATAGGTAAGAAAACCCAAGCTCAAATAGAGCAAGATGCCGATGAGCCCTTGGAATACGGTTATGTGGATGATAGGGATATCCTTTGGTCCAAGACCGTTTGGGAAATCATCGATCTTGACGAGCGAGTCAACTTTCCATTGTATTACCCGACCGATACCATAGGTATTGGTGCCGATAGAAGGTCTTTATACCACGTTTTGATGAAAAACATCAGAAACGGTAACCTTACCGAGGTATATGCAGACTCTTACTTTACAGAGAAGAGAAAGTTGGAGGATCTTTCGGCAACCTTGCGTAAAGTGGATACCACTGACCTTGGATATGAACAATTGAATGCCGGTGAGCAAATATCCCCTGAATTTATCAACAGAAGGGATTTGACAGCCGCTGATATTGAGGAATTCCGAATTAAAGGAATGTGGTATTTCGATAAGCGCCAAGGTGAGCTTAAGTATCGCTTATTGGGAATTGCCCCGGTTGCTCCCGATGTAAACTTTATAGACGATGAATCTATGGGAACGGGGGAGAACAAAGTAGAGTTGTTCTGGGTATGGTATCCGGCGGCACGTCAAATTTTGCACGATGCCAAGGTGTACAACCAGCAAAACTCCGCAAGACCCATTTCTTTTGATATGTTGTTGAACGCGCGTCGATTCAATGGTGTGATCTATAAAGAAGAAAACGTTCACGAAGATCGTGAGATAAGCGATTACATTTTTGATAATGCCTTGTTCCAGCTCTTGGAGGCCCAAAGAATTAAAGAGGGAATTCGAGACAGGGAGCAAGATATGTGGGCGTATTAA
- a CDS encoding NAD(P)/FAD-dependent oxidoreductase: MVDYIVVGLGLAGISFCEVLEENGKTFKVITDGSQQASQVAGGLYNPVILKRFTMAWKAKMQLQGAKPFYQKLEQKLGVTLDYELPVLRKFASIEEQNLWFEASDRPDLDYFLSTKIIPNNNPSINAPHGFGEVKHTGRIDTRALIRSYKSYLKNSGAFVEETFDFDALSISSDTVSYKDIIAKKLVFATGFGLKQNPYFGYLPLNGTKGELLIIHAPDYKENNVIKSSVFTIPMENDRYLVGATYKWQDKTNQPTEESKNELLRKLSTFLQCDFEVVDHVAGIRPTVVDRRPLVGRHPEHQNLYVLNGFGSRGVMIGPYASKQLFDFIEKQSELDPEMDIQRFTKKYYSN; the protein is encoded by the coding sequence ATGGTTGATTATATTGTAGTAGGGCTAGGTTTGGCAGGAATCTCTTTTTGCGAGGTTCTGGAAGAAAATGGGAAAACCTTCAAAGTGATTACCGATGGATCCCAACAGGCGTCCCAAGTTGCAGGAGGCCTGTACAACCCAGTTATTTTGAAGCGGTTTACCATGGCCTGGAAAGCCAAAATGCAGCTGCAGGGAGCAAAACCGTTTTATCAAAAATTGGAACAAAAACTGGGTGTTACATTGGATTATGAACTTCCGGTTCTACGAAAATTCGCGTCGATAGAAGAACAAAACCTATGGTTCGAAGCTTCGGACCGCCCGGATTTGGATTATTTCCTCTCCACTAAGATTATCCCGAACAACAATCCTTCAATAAATGCCCCTCATGGATTTGGAGAGGTGAAACATACTGGTAGGATTGACACCAGAGCTTTGATCCGTTCATATAAAAGCTATCTCAAAAATAGTGGTGCATTTGTAGAGGAAACTTTTGACTTTGATGCATTGTCCATTTCAAGCGATACCGTGTCATATAAGGATATAATCGCAAAAAAATTAGTTTTTGCCACTGGCTTTGGCCTAAAACAGAATCCATACTTTGGGTATCTGCCCTTGAACGGGACCAAAGGGGAATTGCTCATCATCCATGCCCCTGATTACAAAGAGAACAACGTCATCAAATCGTCCGTTTTTACCATTCCCATGGAAAATGACAGGTATTTGGTGGGAGCTACGTATAAGTGGCAGGATAAGACCAACCAACCCACAGAGGAATCCAAGAACGAACTCCTAAGAAAACTCAGTACTTTTTTACAATGCGATTTTGAGGTTGTGGACCATGTGGCGGGCATAAGACCAACCGTTGTAGATCGTAGGCCACTCGTGGGAAGGCATCCAGAACACCAAAACCTTTATGTCCTGAATGGATTTGGTTCAAGGGGAGTGATGATCGGGCCGTACGCCTCCAAACAATTGTTCGATTTTATAGAAAAACAAAGCGAGCTAGACCCCGAAATGGACATTCAACGATTTACCAAAAAATACTACTCCAATTAG
- a CDS encoding DUF983 domain-containing protein: MLKKGTKMYSILTGNCPRCQEESMYEKSNPYVLSKIFSMNERCSHCGLRYKIEPSFFYGAMYVSYAVGIAFAVAAFVISFLFLDASLPTTFIAIVGTLVVFMPVIIRLSRNIWINFFVKYDGTSAKKHETA, encoded by the coding sequence ATGTTAAAAAAAGGAACCAAAATGTACAGCATTTTAACAGGAAACTGTCCAAGATGCCAAGAGGAGAGCATGTATGAAAAGTCCAATCCCTATGTACTTTCCAAAATTTTCAGCATGAACGAACGATGTTCCCATTGCGGTTTAAGGTATAAGATTGAGCCTTCTTTTTTTTACGGAGCGATGTACGTAAGCTATGCAGTGGGCATTGCCTTTGCGGTCGCGGCTTTTGTGATTTCATTCTTGTTTCTGGACGCTTCATTACCCACGACTTTTATTGCCATTGTGGGCACTTTAGTGGTTTTTATGCCGGTCATAATTAGACTTTCCAGAAATATTTGGATCAATTTTTTTGTGAAGTACGATGGAACTTCGGCCAAAAAGCACGAAACCGCGTAG